The nucleotide window AGGAGGCTGCTACTGGGTCCATTAGTGACAATAGACACTATAACAGGGCTAATCCCACCTGCTGTGCAGCCGCAGTTATAGTGGAAAAGTATCGTGTAAAAAAATAACATGAAATCATAAACTCCCCCAAAGTTCTGTTCTGACTTTTAAGTTAcaggccataataataataaaaaagtaaaaataatatcaataaattaaataaaaattatatatatataaaataccccCTGAAAAAAATCTTTCCCCTGCCTATCATTGTCGTAATGCTAGCCTTGATGAACTATAGCaacatttatggtagacaatgatgatcacaaataaaaacgacattattaccagaaaacattgctaaaaagtaaaaaaaaacagcatttgaaaaaaaatttcaaagtATAAGTCTAAATAtgctaaaaaaacaaatgttatgtaaataaaaataataagaaacGAAATCTGCATAGATcacgaaaaaaacattgcaaaaatcacgtcactagactaacaaataaaaacattatagccGTTTAACGAACATATGCTAAAAATGGCCAAACAATGCCTGGCATGGAATCGGTTAATTGCgttgttatacaatttgtcatgatgccaattcaatacaatctcgcgcCATCCAGTGAAAGAAAGTACACGTTAaacatgtggtgtttttttttaacagagaaAAGAATGGCCGACAgtcatatgtttgtttttttacatgtttgtttaataTCTTATGCCAAACTTCTCAGTATATGTCTGTTTAGAGAAAAGTCCAAGCGTAGATAACCATTACGGTGATTATTTAGAATAAGATGTCATGCAAATGTGTGTacttgaggaataacactctttgGGACCGTTATATcgcttgtatcctgcattttttcagccgttttcgccTTTGTAGGCTCTTCTCGAATTCTCCGTTTTCTCTGAGCAGGtgcgtggagcctaactgctataatGTCTGCCATACAGAGGAGAACATCCTGCTCCATCATTTCTTTGCAGCAAAAACTCCGGGAAACATCAGCAAGATGGAAGACATAGTGAGCAGTGTAGATGTGAATCCAACACTGAAGTGAGACATTAAAGCACTTACTAgaggcagcagcatggaggacatcatacagcagtactgagcagtgcagctgtaaatccagcactgaggtgagATAGAATACTTACTAGGAGCAGCAGcatagaggacattatacagtgtactgagcagtgtagctgtaaatccagcactgaggtgagATAGAATACTTACTAGGAGCAGCAGcatagaggacattatacagtgtactGAGCAGTGcagctgtaaatccagcactgaggtgagATAGAATACTTACTAGGAGCAGCAGcatagaggacattatacagtgtactgagcagtgtagctgtaaatccagcactgaggtgagATAGAATACTTActagcatggccggccttagatacgttcgaccagtgcggtcgcacagggcgccagccgccacactgcaagaggggcgccagcgggtgtgtgtatccccacgccgttgcaactaccagcggggatacacacactaactgcagtcgcctttccgcctgggcgcttcttcacttagcggccgtcactaccgctgtagcagccatagcggctgctagcgggcatgagggcggtggcaccgctagcagctgctgcatctgctatagcagtagcaaaggcactatagcagagcagggaggtatcttcctgctctgctctctactagcgccactgtagctccctgaaggagcggaatccccatggattccgctcctggagtgctgcttgatgtctctgtccatatatggacagtgacatcaggggaaactcctgaagcggaatccccggtcacagcgttgcagacgctttgACCGGGGgtaccactccaggagaagccaatgacgtcattgaCACAGACGATAggaccttctcctggagtggaattgacggtcatagcgtctgcaacgctgtgacctgggatttcgcttcaggagttttccctgatgtcactgtccatatatggacagagacatcaaggagcactccaggagcggaatccccggccacacggggattctgctccttcagggagctacagtggcgctatctatactggaaggggggggggtgctatctacaagggggctgtgggctgtgtggcactacctacaaaaaaggacaactgtgtaagagcacacaaaatacccagctttcccatctatcaaataaatgtgtggagataaactaagatataacttttatttaatctagctaaaagggttAATACTTTACTCAGaccaaataaaagttatatcctagtttatttccacacgtttatttgatagctgggaaagctgggtgttttgtgtgctcctgcacaactgtccttttttgaatgtctattgcccgccagctatcagggtcatttcgtagtccttacgctacctaccagggggctgtgggcagtgtggcactacctaccagggggctgtgggcagtgtggcactacctaccagggggctgtggactgtgtggcactaccaaccagggggctgtgtggcactaccaacgagggggctgtgggctgtgttgcactaccaaccagggggctgtggggcactaccaaccaggggtctgtgcgacactccctaccaggggtctgtgcggcactccctaccagggggttgtgcggcactccatagcagggggctgtgcggcacttcctgctagggggctgtgtagcactccctacatggggctgtgtggcactccctacagggggctgtgtggcgcactctacaaggggctgtgtggcgctatctacaagagggctgtctggcgctacataCATGGTGGCTGTCTGGTGCtaattacaagggggctgtctggcgctacctacaagggggctctgtggcgctacccacaaggggctgtgtggcgttacccacaaggggctgtgtggcgttacccacaaggggctgtgtggcactagctacagggggaatctgtcggtggtgggctgatggtcattttactgtgagtggtgggctgatggtcattttactgtgagtggtgggctgatggtcattttactgtgagtggtgggctgatggtcattttactgtgaatggtgggctgatggtcattttactgtgagtggtgggctaatggtcaatttactgtgagtggtgggctgatggtcattttactgtgagtggtgggctgatggtcattttactgtgagtggtgggctgatggtcattttactgtgagtggtgggctaatGGTcagtttactgtgagtggtgggctgatggtcaatttactgtgagtggtgggctgatggtcaatttactgtgagtggtgggctgatggtcaatttactgtgagtggtgggctgatggtcattttactgtgagtggtgggctaatGGTcagtttactgtgagtggtgggctgatggtcaatttactgtgagtggtgggctgatggtcaatttactgtgagtggtgggctgatggtcattttactgtgagtggtgggctaatGGTcagtttactgtgagtggtgggctgatggtcaatttactgtgagtggtgggctgatggtcaatttactgtgagtggtgggctgatggtcattttactgtgagtggggggctgatggtcaatttactgtgagtggtgggctgatggtcattttactgtgagtggtgggctgatggtcattttactgtgagtggtgggctgatggtcaatttactgtgagtggtgggctgatggtcattttactgtgagtggtgggctgatggtcattttactgtgagtggtgggctgatggtcattttactgtgagtggtgggctgatggtcattttactgtgagtggtgggctaatGGTcagtttactgtgagtggtgggctgatggtcaatttactgtgagtggtgggctgatggtcaatttattgtgagtggtgggctgatggtcaatttactgtgagtggtgggctgatggtcattttactgtgagtggtgggctaatGGTcagtttactgtgagtggtgggctgatggtcaatttactgtgagtggtgggctgatggtcattttactgtgaatggtggGCTAATGGTcagtttactgtgagtggtgggctgatggtcaatttactgtgagtggtgggctgatggtcattttactgtgagattatacagcagtaatgagcagtgtagctgtgaatccagaatTGAGGTGAGCTAGAACATACTGGAAACAGCAGCAGCAACTTGAAGGATATTATACTACAATAATGAGCAGTttagctgtaaatccagcactggggtgagacccaatacttactagaagctgcagcagcatggaggacataatacagcagtactgagcagtgtagctgtgaatccagcactggggtgagacccaatacttactagaagctgcagcagaatggaggacataatacagcagtactgagcagtgtagctgtgatttAAGCACTGAGGTAAGTTAGAAcacactagaagctgcagcaatgtCTCAatgtgcctctctctctctctctttctctctctctttctctctctatctctctctctctctctctctctctcactctctctctttctctctcgctctctttctctctctctcgctctctttctctctctcactctctctctttctctctcgctctctttctctctctctctctctttctctctctctctctcactctctctctttctctctcgctctctctctctctttctctctcgctctctttctctctcgctctctctctctctttctctctcgctctctttctctctctctctctctctctcgctctctttctctctctctctctttctctctcgctctctctctccctctctctctctttctctcgctctctttctctctctctctctttctctctcgctctctctctccctctccctctctccctcccctTGCGGACCCTAACTCTTTATCTTCGTACAAATGGTGATGGAGGACATAGCAGATAGATGTAGATTTCTAGTTGTATACAATGTATAAAGAAGTCAGTTACATGAATACTGGACAGAATACAGAAGCTGCTTCCCATAATCAATCTTTCGTTTTCAGCTGCTGATTTTGGTTAACATTTTGTTGATGGCTTGTTTAACATGAGTGGTTGAGCTTCTTCTTCTGGTCTTTCCTTGGATCATTTTCCGGCGTCTTACTTCACGACAAATCTCATAAAACACTTCCGTGATATTCCCTTCGCCAGTGCAGGCCGAGCACTCATAGAACGCGCACGCCAGTTCACTTGCTAGTTTCTCCCCTTCTTCTGCACTAACTTGACGAGAGTGACTGAGATCGGATTTATTTCCCACTAGAATAAACGTGACATTTTTGGGTTTCTTTACTTCATCTAACAGGTTCTTAAGTGACATGACTTCTTCGAAGCTTCCCCTGTCCGTTATATCGTAAACAATTAGGAAACCTTCTCCCCAGCGTACGTGTCCTTCTCTCTGTAAAGGATCTTCCTGAGCGGAAAAAGGGATGAGAGATAAATGATAATAGTAAAGATTACGCTGAGAACAATGTGGTGACATTACAAACAAAAATggaaggttttttttcttttttatttaggcACATGAGTAGCAAAGGGTCCCGTACAAGGCGTATCCAGGCAGACTAAGAAACGCTGAAttaagccaggatcacacacacattatatatatacacacacacacacacacacacacactatgtatatatacacacacacacacacacattatatacacacacactatgtatatatacacacacacacattatatatatatacacacacacacacacacacacacacacattacatatatatatacacacacacacattatatatatatatatatacacacacacacacattatatatatacatacgcacacacacacattatatatatatacacacacacacacattatatatatacacacacacacacacatatatatatacacacacacacatatatatatatacacacacacacacacacacacacatatatatatatacacacacacatatatatatacatacgcacacacacacattatatatatatacacacacacacacattatatatatacacacacacacattatatatatatatacacacacacacattatatatatatacacacacacacacacacacacattacatatatatatacacacacacgttatatatatatttatacacaaacacattatatatactcatacacacaaatatatatatacatacacacacacacacacacacatacattatgtatatatataaatatacacacacacacacacagtatagctGGTATATAgagttatatgtgtgtgtgtgtgtgtatatatatataatgtgtgtgtgtgtgtgtgtgtgtgtgtgtgtgtgtgtgtatatatgtgtgtgtgtgtgtgtgtgtgtgtgtatatatgtgtgtgtgtgtatatatgtgtgtgttgtgtatatatgtgtgtgtgtgtatatatgtgtgtgttgtgtatatacactaccgttcaaacgtttggggtcacccagacaatgttgtgttttccatgaaatctcacacttatatttatcaaatgagttgcaaaatgactagaaaatacagtccagacattgacaaggttagaaataatgattttctccttcagactttgctttggtcgctccatttgcagcaattccagcattgcagacctttggcattcgagctgttaatttgctgaggtcatcgggagacattccccccccccccatgcttccagaagcccctcccacaagttggattggcttgatgggcacttcttgcgtaccatacggtcaagctcctcccacaacagctctatggggttgagatctggtgactgcgctggccactccattacagatagaataccggctgccggcttcttccctaaatacttcttgcatcatttggaggtgctttgggtcattgtcctgttgtaggatgaaattggctccaatcaagcgctgtccacagggtatggcatggcgttgcggagtgatcgccttccttattcacaatcccttttaccttgtacaaatctcccactttaccccagaccatcacatgacccccaccatgcttgacagatggcgtcaggcactcttccagcatcttttcagttgttctgtgtctcacaaatgttcttctgtgtgatccaaacacctcaaacttccattcgtccgtccataacacttttttccaatcttcctctgaccaatgtctgagcttttgcccatattaatcttttccttttattagccagtctcagatatggctttttctttgccactctgccctgaaggccggcatcccggagtcgcctcttcactgtagacgttgacactggcgttttgcgggtactatttaatgaagctgccagttgaggacctgtgaggcgtctatttctcacactagagactctaatgtacttgtcttgttgctcagttgtgccgcggggcctcccacttctctttctactctggttagagcctgtgtgtgctgtcctctgaagggagtagtacacaccgttgtaggaaatcttcagtttcttggcaatttctggcatggaatagccttcatttctaagaacaagaatagactgtcgagtttcacatgaaagctttctttttctagccatttggagagtttaatcgaacccacaaatgtaatgctccagattctcaactagctcaaaggaaggtcagttttgtagctcctctaaacagcaaaactgtttacagcggtgctaacataattgcacaagggttttcaagtgttttctaatcatccattagccgtctaacacagttagcaaacacaatgtaccattagaacactggagtgatggttgctggaaatggcctctatacacctatgtagatattgcattaaaaaccagacgtttgcagctagaatagtcatttaccacattaacaatgtatagagtggatttctgattcatttcatgttatcttcattggaaaaactgggcttttctttcaagaaataaggaaatttctgagtgaccctaaactgaacggtggtgtatatatacacacacacacacacacacacacacacacagttttgatactgcctttggtgcagttttttcatacatttttagaCAAACACATGAATGGATACAAAAGGAAGGGAAATTAATCAGTCTTTTCTTTTAACCTTTTTATAAACTCATCTttagctaaaaaataaaaaagtaatccaAAAACGACATGTGTTTGATCCTAGCCTTACGCCGTGTACAGCATGCAACCTTCTTGTCACACATGTTGTTACAGGTCCTGTTTGCAATCACAAATGTTAatcattctcaaattttgcagccccAAAGCGAACACAGTGACTATAAAATGTGTGGATGAGGAGATCCTTTTACTGTTCCATTATGGCATGTACAGGGTTCTGAATGGCTAGGTACAGGCAGAGAAGGAAACGTCCAGCATGAAAAAAGCTTCAAggacataaataataataaataataggtcAATATAGCATTCTGATTTGAATTCTTTCTGGTGACAAGACTAAATGAGCCTATTGAAGAACGTATTGACGAGTGCACAGGGGCCCTAACCCTGCACAGGAGCGACGCACGGAGGTAGTGGGACAACACCACCATGTAGAACAGAGGCGCCAGGGACATCCACTGAATACTTCTGGATCTGTCAGCCCTTTAATAGCTTCGGTTACCAAAATCCTTGTTTTATGCATTTGAAGCAATCATTATAGACTCCTATATTAATTACATTCTGCTCTACGTGACTGGCATTTTCTTCCATGAAATATTTCCCAGAaagacaagaaaaaaataaaagatatgaTGTAACAGCCCACAAGGGTCTATTTAATAAACCAATGCTGGTTAAACCCCCCAAAATGGTAGACAGA belongs to Rhinoderma darwinii isolate aRhiDar2 unplaced genomic scaffold, aRhiDar2.hap1 Scaffold_52, whole genome shotgun sequence and includes:
- the LOC142721810 gene encoding ras-related and estrogen-regulated growth inhibitor, whose amino-acid sequence is MAKSTEVKIAVFGRAGVGKSALLVRFLTKRFIWEYDPTLESTYRHQTTIDDEAVSMELLDTAGQEDPLQREGHVRWGEGFLIVYDITDRGSFEEVMSLKNLLDEVKKPKNVTFILVGNKSDLSHSRQVSAEEGEKLASELACAFYECSACTGEGNITEVFYEICREVRRRKMIQGKTRRRSSTTHVKQAINKMLTKISS